The following are from one region of the Sandaracinus amylolyticus genome:
- a CDS encoding lectin-like protein, producing the protein MLAHAAALVLGCGRVGFVADAEPREQEDASVDGPTSCVACAEWCNDRDDDCDGAIDEGAVCDGICARTRRSGLDLALLCDASTRDAAEIACAERGGALIAIADYAAHQAGLELLTEATQSCAWLDGSDATEEGAWQHADGRRFWTGAADGAAPVGAFASWRAGEPDDAGGAEDWLVLVADEGWADFPSDATCAALCARPVCAP; encoded by the coding sequence TTGCTCGCGCACGCCGCCGCGCTCGTGCTCGGCTGCGGTCGCGTGGGGTTCGTCGCCGACGCCGAGCCTCGCGAACAGGAAGACGCGAGCGTCGACGGGCCCACGAGCTGCGTCGCGTGCGCGGAGTGGTGCAACGATCGCGACGACGACTGCGACGGTGCGATCGACGAGGGCGCGGTGTGCGACGGCATCTGCGCGCGCACGCGCCGCAGCGGTCTCGACCTCGCGCTCCTGTGCGACGCGTCGACGCGCGACGCCGCCGAGATCGCGTGCGCCGAGCGCGGTGGCGCGCTGATCGCGATCGCCGACTACGCGGCGCACCAAGCGGGGCTCGAGCTGCTCACCGAGGCCACGCAGAGCTGCGCGTGGCTCGACGGATCGGACGCGACCGAGGAGGGCGCGTGGCAACACGCCGACGGCCGGCGCTTCTGGACCGGCGCGGCGGACGGCGCCGCACCCGTCGGCGCGTTCGCGTCGTGGCGCGCCGGTGAGCCCGACGACGCAGGCGGGGCCGAGGACTGGCTCGTGCTGGTCGCGGACGAGGGCTGGGCCGACTTCCCGAGCGACGCCACCTGCGCCGCGCTGTGTGCGCGCCCGGTGTGCGCGCCGTGA
- a CDS encoding DUF2254 family protein, with protein sequence MGSDTNGARPAHERPNGLRRGALSWAMPFVVLTGAAIFVFATLYYFDHVLFGSAAPDANSAVHRFVDFDPHTITDAISSLAGNIATVFGIVVTVVSIIVQLSAERYTGVARMFLRDRVNLAVMGFYVIVCVMGVWTAFTLKSEFVPRGTLLAMMGMTTIGLVLMAPYFGYVFWFLEPMNIIRRIRRDAIRTATEGSESADTDFSSRLQSATLNAMEELTDITSNSISGKDKIIASGAVDALKDFTLAYLKLKSRASDAWFALGSGLKQNPDFVAMDPESLGDLETRRTWVEWKVMRQYLGIYNEALGSMRDINYLVAIDTRYIGEAASQAKDEELIRLVYRFMNSYLRATLNARDVRTAYNVLNQYRKLVEALLRDGNGEAAREGVRHMTYYGHVSFDMKLPFVTETVAYDVSAICQMAHEQEAPEQDAMLEQFLELDRPLRSQAQESALLGVRKAQVKLAAYYLWKSQRDKAHLIADDMRNEPRARLDQIRTSLEGVTTKDFWEIIDRGRNFEYMPPEQRSQMSTFFGWLEEERKTMVGGA encoded by the coding sequence GTGGGGAGCGACACGAACGGCGCGCGTCCGGCGCACGAGAGGCCGAACGGTCTGCGCCGCGGCGCGCTGAGCTGGGCGATGCCCTTCGTGGTGCTCACGGGCGCCGCGATCTTCGTGTTCGCGACGCTCTACTACTTCGATCACGTGCTCTTCGGGAGCGCCGCGCCGGACGCGAACAGCGCGGTCCATCGCTTCGTCGACTTCGATCCCCACACGATCACCGACGCGATCAGCTCGCTCGCCGGCAACATCGCGACGGTCTTCGGCATCGTCGTCACGGTCGTCTCGATCATCGTGCAGCTCTCGGCCGAGCGGTACACCGGCGTCGCGCGGATGTTCCTCCGCGACCGCGTGAACCTCGCGGTGATGGGCTTCTACGTGATCGTGTGCGTGATGGGCGTGTGGACCGCGTTCACGCTCAAGTCCGAGTTCGTCCCGCGCGGCACGCTGCTCGCGATGATGGGGATGACGACCATCGGCCTCGTGCTGATGGCGCCGTACTTCGGCTACGTGTTCTGGTTCCTCGAGCCGATGAACATCATCCGTCGCATCCGGCGCGACGCGATCCGCACCGCGACCGAGGGCTCGGAGTCGGCCGACACCGACTTCTCCTCGCGCCTGCAGAGCGCGACGCTGAACGCGATGGAGGAGCTCACCGACATCACGTCGAACTCGATCAGCGGCAAGGACAAGATCATCGCGAGCGGCGCGGTCGACGCGCTGAAGGACTTCACGCTCGCGTACCTGAAGCTGAAGTCGCGCGCGTCCGACGCGTGGTTCGCGCTGGGCTCGGGGCTCAAGCAGAACCCCGACTTCGTCGCGATGGATCCCGAGTCGCTCGGGGATCTCGAGACGCGCCGCACCTGGGTCGAGTGGAAGGTGATGCGCCAGTACCTCGGCATCTACAACGAGGCGCTGGGCTCGATGCGCGACATCAACTACCTCGTCGCGATCGACACCCGGTACATCGGCGAGGCCGCGAGCCAGGCGAAGGACGAAGAGCTCATCCGGCTCGTCTATCGCTTCATGAACAGCTACCTGCGCGCGACGCTCAACGCGCGCGACGTGCGCACTGCGTACAACGTGCTCAACCAGTACCGGAAGCTCGTCGAGGCGCTCCTGCGCGACGGCAACGGCGAGGCGGCGCGCGAGGGCGTGCGGCACATGACGTACTACGGGCACGTGAGCTTCGACATGAAGCTGCCCTTCGTGACCGAGACCGTCGCGTACGACGTGTCGGCGATCTGCCAGATGGCGCACGAGCAGGAGGCGCCCGAGCAGGACGCGATGCTCGAGCAGTTCCTCGAGCTCGATCGCCCGCTTCGCTCGCAGGCGCAGGAGTCCGCGCTGCTCGGCGTGCGCAAGGCGCAGGTGAAGCTCGCGGCGTACTACCTGTGGAAGAGCCAGCGCGACAAGGCGCACCTGATCGCAGACGACATGCGGAACGAGCCGCGCGCGCGGCTCGATCAGATCCGGACCTCGCTCGAGGGCGTCACCACGAAGGACTTCTGGGAGATCATCGATCGCGGAAGGAACTTCGAGTACATGCCGCCCGAGCAGCGCTCGCAGATGTCGACCTTCTTCGGCTGGCTCGAAGAAGAGCGCAAGACGATGGTGGGCGGCGCGTAG
- a CDS encoding FRG domain-containing protein, with the protein MVSDLSAVAARAMELVDDEDAIWNWAERAGARGWMFRGQREVDWPVRSSLERCARRMQWERPRRSLEIGIYRRFQRHAHLFVSPLPTDEDVIEWLALIRHFGAPTRLVDWTYSFHIALFFAARAADPHDDGEDRSLGERCAAVWAIDAEWLDARALDHLRQHGAEDVAAAYRDDLYVRRYETFGTVYNRSPAVPFVLRQNCWRLNERLVAQQGVFLCPGDVERDFEENLAALVRPEDVGTHIRKLVFPKRLALAILRRAYRSGISLATMYPGLEGFVRSLGDLAAAPEVLSPSELDAPLGRHQPGAPHGSRPTSHPRKRVLRRSARK; encoded by the coding sequence GTGGTCTCCGACCTCTCCGCGGTCGCCGCGCGCGCGATGGAGCTCGTCGACGACGAGGACGCGATCTGGAACTGGGCCGAGCGAGCGGGCGCGCGCGGCTGGATGTTCCGCGGACAGCGCGAGGTCGACTGGCCGGTGCGCTCGTCGCTCGAGCGCTGTGCACGTCGCATGCAGTGGGAGCGCCCGCGTCGCTCGCTCGAGATCGGCATCTACCGTCGCTTCCAGCGCCACGCGCACCTCTTCGTCTCGCCGCTCCCGACCGACGAGGACGTGATCGAGTGGCTCGCGCTGATCCGTCACTTCGGCGCGCCGACGCGGCTCGTGGACTGGACGTACTCGTTCCACATCGCGCTCTTCTTCGCGGCGCGCGCCGCCGATCCCCACGACGACGGAGAGGACCGCTCGCTGGGCGAGCGATGCGCCGCGGTGTGGGCGATCGACGCGGAGTGGCTCGACGCGCGCGCGCTCGATCACCTGCGCCAGCACGGCGCCGAGGACGTCGCGGCGGCGTACCGCGACGACCTCTACGTGCGCCGCTACGAGACCTTCGGCACGGTCTACAACCGCTCGCCCGCGGTGCCCTTCGTGCTGCGACAGAACTGCTGGCGCCTGAACGAGCGCCTCGTCGCGCAGCAGGGCGTGTTCTTGTGTCCCGGCGACGTGGAGCGCGACTTCGAGGAGAACCTCGCCGCGCTGGTGCGCCCCGAGGACGTCGGCACGCACATCCGCAAGCTCGTGTTCCCCAAGCGCCTCGCGCTCGCGATCCTGCGACGCGCTTATCGCAGCGGCATCTCGCTCGCGACGATGTACCCGGGCCTCGAGGGCTTCGTGCGCTCGCTCGGCGATCTCGCGGCAGCGCCGGAGGTGCTCTCACCGAGCGAGCTCGACGCGCCGCTCGGTCGACACCAGCCGGGCGCGCCCCACGGATCGCGCCCCACGTCACATCCGAGGAAGCGCGTGCTGCGCAGGAGCGCGCGGAAATGA